From the genome of Poecilia reticulata strain Guanapo linkage group LG22, Guppy_female_1.0+MT, whole genome shotgun sequence:
gacctgaagacatcttgggtaaaatgcttgatctgGAAATTGTCTTAAAGGACCGACATGTGTGGAACGTAGTTTGTAGCCTGGTTTGACCTGAACCCAGGagtaaaagacaaagaagaattAGAAGTTTCTCCTGAAATCCTCATCAGCTCTTTCCTGCCATAAAACCGTCCCCTCCTAGAGGTGGGGTTCAGGATCGTCTCTGTGGTTCGTCTGGCAATAGAGATAAGATCAGACTTTGGGTGGGTCTTTTCCCATATAAAGGGAAATAAACATCCAAGCTTCATCAATTTGGACAAACCAAATGCTTTCTACAGATAAATTTTATGATCTTATAAGAAAGATTCATGAGTGACAGATTTAATAAGCCCAAGAACACTGTGAAAACAGGTAAGTATAGTGACGGTAGCATTATGCTAAAGGTTTAgccattgtaaataaaaataaaaataaactgtatttccaccataaaaaatgtaaaaatttgggggttttaaattttttttatttctgacattactctcaaatttagattttttttctagtaatttttcaagctcagaaatttccatattttttcttgcattttttttttaaaactgatctACGATCGCTCCAATATGCAGTCGAAGGTTCTTGCCTGTGGTGAATtgcacagagcagctggaacATCTTAGCaaaggggtgtccaaactttttgtcacatgggTCAAAAATATCGAGTcaaaatcaagtaaaaatagccatcagattttctttttgtttgcgtaGGACACAGATGTTATTCATCGTTGGTCCAAAACctaaaaaatgattttgcatgtttgctgtattaaaataaaatcatacacttttgaaattattttgtgctgctgcacctaaaaaaagttgtataattttttaattcagtgccacaaaaatgtcattttgcaCTTTGGACATTCATGACTCATATTTCTTCAATAGGAACAATACGTTGATATAATCATcataattgtgttttaaatgcatGGAGTGGATAACATGAGGCTTCTGGAAACAAAGCCTCGATCCATTCGATTTTATTTGGTGCTTAACCATCTGATTTAtattaatgcaaacattttttcaagAGTATAACATTGATTCTATCTTTACACCCATTTCTGTTTTCctaaaaaatcatttcaattatGTGCTGCACGATGTTCAACCCtgagaaaacatacaaaacgcATCATTAAAAGCCCAAAACGTAATCACAACAACCgtcattgctttgtttttggaaCATTAGGACCAATAACAAAGCGTTAGTGGCTCAAACTGTGAACGTATTAGTGTGATAATACAGGGTTGGTTTCACTGATGTGAGAAGTTAAATTTCCACAGAAGACTTCCGAAGCggatgatttttgtttgtctttaagcAGGATTCAGAAAACATGCCTTTCACTTTCACTCCTCAACAACAATATGTGCATTTGCTGCAGCATgagcagtttttctgtttgctcccGTTACAGACGACTTCAAACGGAAAATAAAAGCCGAGCACAATAAACACGGATGTGTGAGCTACAAGTTAAAATTTAAAGGTCTGGGTGTCATGAACTGCTTCACTAATTCATCTGTGACTTGTTTGCGTCTCTCTTGATGCTGCGCAATCATCGGCTGCAGAGTCTCAATCAAGATCTTCTTCAGTTCGCCCGTTAGCAGAGCGCCGCTCGTGTAGTCCTGCGGGAAGAAGACGATGAGTGGGATtagatagataaaaaaaaaaaaacaagtctgtTTTCTTCCTCACCTGTCTGATTTTCTCCAGCTGCTCATCATCCTCAAGGAAGAAAGTCAAATACATGAAGGAGACGTCTACGTCTGCGTTCCCGCCGTACTTCCTGTGTTCCTCCACCGTGTCCTTCCCTCCAGAAAACGCGTGTTTGTTAATCTGTAGGGAATAATCAGAGGTGAGGGAAATCTGCAACGTAAACCTAATCTGATTAAGCacgcattcacaccagcccagtttagtctgctttaatcaaactccagtcagTTTGTTTAGAAAGTCTGATTCGTTCAGCAAAGTGAGAAtgcgcaatcaaactctgaagAGAGTGAAGTGGTTCTACTGTTTTGCAGgcccaaaaaaataaagaaagaaaaactaagatcaagcaaataaaaatgccagatttttgtctttttttccaatcaCAGACCCAATTATTTTAGACTCAGTTTGTgtcactttctttaaaaatttttgctatatttagaaaagtttaataaattaaataaaagctgatttgggtgcgggctgcgcagttggtagagctgttgccttgcagcaagaaggttctgggttcgattcccggccccagtctttctgcatggagtttgcatgttctccctgtgcatggtgggttttctccaggtactccggtttcctcccacagtccaaaaacatgactgtcaggttaattggcctctccaaattgcccctaggtgtgagtgtgtgtgtgcatggttgtgtgtcctgtgtgtctctgtgttgccctgcgatagactggtgacctgtccagggtgaccccgcatctcgcccgaaacgttagctggagatgggcaccagcacccctcccgaccccactgagggacaagggtgcaagaaaatggatggatggatgatttggGTGCAACAAAGTCAGTATAAGTCTGGATAAACACGGTTCTACTTATTAGAAAAGgtttgttgtaaaaatataagtacTTTGTCTTGTTCTTAACATTTTCCACTGCAATACAAGTCAGTAATATTTCTAcccagatttaaaataaaaagtttaataaacacatttatatcattgttaaagtgaactctggtgcagtttgaatgcaagCAGATTGGAAAAAGCTccgaaagcaggaagtggattaaaatgcagggaattctgggtaaaaacaaacattagcaggagaaattatttatgtcttttaacaaagacaaaagagaaatcataAAACCACtcaaatctgacaccactccatttttgtttagattttgaaaGAAAGGAAGTTGtcttcttcagtgtttcttgaTGCAGAGCCCCcgcaggcgaggaggggaacagaagtttcatttagtttggttCGTTTGATGCAGTGTGAAATCGAACcgcagcagctaaaaatgtaaaatgttacaCTGTTACCAGGCTACCAGGTGAAAAACCCTAAATCACCTTGTTCTTGATCTGCTTCGGCGTGTCAGTGAGGAAGATGGAGGAGTTGGCGTCGCTGGCGCTCATCTTCGTCTGCGCCCCCTGCAGGGCGGGGAAGAAAGTGGAGTGCAGCAGGGCTGGTTTCGGGTAACCGATCCTCGGAGCAACATCGCGGGTCATCCTGAAGTAGGGGTCCTGTGTGACGGACAGAAAAACTAATCATTTTGTACAATAAACATATCTCTGCATTCCTTCCTCCATCTCGTGGTTCTGACCTGATCAATGGCACAGGGGATGAGGCACTGTATGTCTTTTCTGCTTCCGAAAACATGAGGGAAGGAGTTACTGAAGGATGGCGCGGCCTGGATGGCCGGGAAGCTGATCTTTCCTGGATggagaacaaaacacaataacTGATCAAACGTATACTTGGAAAATACGAGACTCTGAACAGATTTGGTAATCTGAAGAGTAACTAAATCCTAGATTAACtattttcagaaagataaaGTGTCAAAATTGGACCTTAAAGGAGacttattatgcaaaattcactttttgtgcttctgtttgggtcacaactgcttctaaaaacagtcaaagttcttaaaacaaaactcccagccttttttgttttgtggtgtctggaaaataagcCGTTTGAAAAACCTCAGGAATGTAACCCAACAATCTACAGGCACtctgccgttacctagcaaccccaccaAGGCCCAGCCCGTCACCAAGCAAACCCACCAAGGCccagcccatcacctagcaaccccaccaaggcccagcccgttacctagcaaccccaccaaggcccagcccgtcacctagcaacccccgcAGCCACTTCTGTAGCTCcaccttcttccacatattTGCTGCGTCTCCTTTTTAAGAACCATTATAAATGAAACGtcagaaatgtagaaaacagaagtgattaaaatggcaaagacaAACATCGTCCAGTCAACTGGCGACAGATTCGCATTTATCCATGACAGACGCAAAAAAAGTGAGTTTGCTAGCTAGTTAgcctttttagtttttcctcctctgtctaTTTCCATtgtcggaaccagaaccaatgGTTCCTGCTAATATAGCTGCTAATGTAACTTTGCTGGCTAGCAAgtgtatattagcagctagctacAAGTAGCATCAACCGCCCCGAGTCACAGAACGTAAATAATAAGCGACCGAAAGGTTTGCCTGACTGAAAAGTCCCATGAGAAATAGAGACTAtatagaatatttaaaatgaaattgtaaTTAAAGTATCTAAGGCCAGCCtaccttttttaaattaatttaagatattttaagacCATAATTTTAGATTTATGGATATAAGACTGAAgacctttaatgtatttaaggccaacttaccttttttaaatgaatttgaaagccttaattttagatgaaTGAGTTTAAGACTTATTCAAGACCCGTGATTAACGTATTTAATGCCAATTTACCtccttttaaattaattcaagaaattttaaggccttaattttagatgtatgcattaaagactttttaaatctgCGTGGTCAGTCATTTTACCGTTTTCAGCCGCTTACCGATGCAATCGCTGTCCGTGAAGCCAAAGATGCCTTTAACCTGGTTAAACGTCACATGCTTCTGGATCTTCACCACATTTCGGTAGAACTCAGGGGAGgaactgaagtaaaaacacaaacaacactATAAAACACTATAATCTGACAGTGTTCTCTCTTTAGtctccagttttgttttaccCCATGTAGTCGAGGTCAGAGAAGATGAAGGTCTTGTTGATGTCAAAGCCACAGGCGATTATGTCCTTGGCGTTTTCTATGGCAAAGCGGTGGCATTCTTCAACAGTCAGGTCCTTCCACAGGTACTTCTCGTCATCCGTCAGCTGGATCACCAGCGGGATGTCGAACACGTCCTGGAGCCATCTGGAACCAGGAGTTCAGTGCAATTTGCTCCATTTTGAAAGTCAGAACTGCACCTTTTGGTCGATTTTTAAATCTACGGTGTAGTAGTGACATATTTATGCAGGGAAAAAACTCACTTGGTGAAGATAAAAGGGATGAGGTGACCAACATGCATGGCCTCTGAGGACGGCCCTCTGCCAGTGTACAGGTAGAACGACTTGTGCTTCTCGTACGCATCCAGTACCTGATGCATATCTCTGCAGAGCAAAGGGGGAAAAATTACGTTTATTCTTCTGTATCCAATAATAATtcactgtgattttattttgtcaacacaaagtagtgtaaAGCGggaaatgaaatgctttttgtGTTGAACCTTCTTTGATCTGTTTCACTGCATAAAATCTACAGCAATAAAGTTGAATTGTATCTGATTTTATCATAATAAATATTCAGCGTTACagtagaaaatgaaaacaacatgaagacTAAGAGAAAGAAATGTATAGTCCTGTTTCGGCTGGTTACAAGGCAGAAGGggacacaaaaaatgtgtttattatgttgtttatcatttattgtgataaatttcttctACCAGATGCAACTGCAGGGAAAGTTGGTGAATATACAGTAAACTagaccaagtatttttggtctagtttattgaaatatcttagtgcacttaaaataagacaaaactaactcataagtaacttttaagcaagatataggagcttgttttaagtcaataataccttaaaattgcagaaaaaatattagCTGCATTGACCGAATATgatacttaaaacaaaacatttttcccttgttataagtgaaataatctgccaatggaactagtgttttttcatcaatattaaggaatcactgacttaaaacaagctcatatatctacctaaaaagttactcagaagttagtttcatcttattttaagtgtacttagatgtttgcacaataaattagaccaaaaatacttggtgagattttgtgtttttgaagtgagaAAGCTGGAAACACTcggaaatcatttttatttcctaaagatgtggaaaaattaAGCCAATCGCACTAAAATAGAGCATAGTGAAGTTCATAGTTATAATATGAAAAGTTTGTATTAACGTGATTAATATGTCAGTTATTAATTGGAAGAACAAACACCTGTGTGAGAAGAAAACTCCTCTTCGTAGAAAGCGGTGCGGCTTCTGTCCACAAACCTTCTCTACTCTATCCACCAGCTCCTGGTCGATCTTACTGCTCCCAAACCTCactaaaggaaagaaaaaaaagagagaaacaatgTTTATCAATCCGCCATGATGGATTACCCCTCCCCTCAGACTTGAAGCTAACTGGACTCTCACCTATTAATTTGTCGTAATCGACTCCCTTGGCGTTGGTGGTTGAAACGGTCCATGGATCCACCGTGTCGTCCTCACCGGCGCCATCTGCTGCCGGGCCGTTGTTCAGCTCAGCATCGTTCTCTGACGGTGGACATCCTGCTTTGTAGTCCTGACCTGTCATCTGTTTGTAGTCCATTTTCAGCTTCAGTAGCAGCTGGACAGCAGCGTCAACCTCAgtctgtagaaaaataaataaaacgggcaaaaaaacccaacaatatCAACTATTAGGctaaaaattaacaataaaactgaGTAAGATTATCTATATTGCTTTTTTCCCTTAATTTTTACTGTCTCTAGATTAGTaacatgtataaaaataaaaatattatctaTTATATTATAatgctgcacagtggcgcagttggtagagctgttgccttgcagcaagaaggttctgggttcgattcccggcctggggtctttctgcatggagtttgcatgttctccctgtgcatggtgggttttctccgggtactccggtttcctcccacagtccaaaaacatgactgtcaggttaattggcctctccaaattgcccctagatgtgaatgtgtgtgtgcatggttgtgtgtctctgtgtttgccctgcgacagactggcgacctgtccagggtgtaccccgcctctcgcccgaaacgttggctggagatgggcaccagcacccctcccgaccccactgagggaaaaagggtgcaagaaaatggatggatggattatatTATAATGAATATAAATTACCATCTGAAATATCAgatgttaattttaaatatatattttttaaatgcccCGTTTCCTTCAATGTCTAGAAACAGGAGAAGAGATCAATTAAAATCtcattcacttttaaaaattctgttactgataaaaaacaacaaatctagTTTTCCTACAGGTTGTTCATGTCCAAATTCTATATTTTTCCAGAGTTAAGTTCTCAGTTCTTTTCAGTCCATTTTTACAGTACAAATATAACAGTGTACCATAAATTCAAGGTGGATAAATCCAGCTTTAAAAATGGAAGTAGAAAAAATCCTGGAG
Proteins encoded in this window:
- the wars1 gene encoding tryptophan--tRNA ligase, cytoplasmic is translated as MTDCQGDVEGASTPMELYEKLSEQGEKVRSLKSAKADKTEVDAAVQLLLKLKMDYKQMTGQDYKAGCPPSENDAELNNGPAADGAGEDDTVDPWTVSTTNAKGVDYDKLIVRFGSSKIDQELVDRVEKVCGQKPHRFLRRGVFFSHRDMHQVLDAYEKHKSFYLYTGRGPSSEAMHVGHLIPFIFTKWLQDVFDIPLVIQLTDDEKYLWKDLTVEECHRFAIENAKDIIACGFDINKTFIFSDLDYMGSSPEFYRNVVKIQKHVTFNQVKGIFGFTDSDCIGKISFPAIQAAPSFSNSFPHVFGSRKDIQCLIPCAIDQDPYFRMTRDVAPRIGYPKPALLHSTFFPALQGAQTKMSASDANSSIFLTDTPKQIKNKINKHAFSGGKDTVEEHRKYGGNADVDVSFMYLTFFLEDDEQLEKIRQDYTSGALLTGELKKILIETLQPMIAQHQERRKQVTDELVKQFMTPRPLNFNL